A genomic region of Barnesiella viscericola DSM 18177 contains the following coding sequences:
- the spt gene encoding serine palmitoyltransferase, with product MKLMQEKLAKYDAPQKAKALGVYPYFRKIESDQDTEVLINGKKVLMFGSNSYLGLTNHPKIKEAAIAAIRKYGTGCAGSRFLNGTLDIHEELEHRLAKFVGKEEAIIYSTGFQVNLGVVSCVTGRGDYILWDELDHASIIEGRRLSFSTPLKYHHNDMQSLEEQLRHCEPDKVKLIVTDGVFSMEGDVANLPEIVRLAKKYNAAVMVDEAHGIGVFGRDGRGTCDHFGVSDDVDLIMGTFSKSLASLGGFIATDKVTANYLRHNSRSYIFSASITPASTAAVGAALDIMESEPERIAHLWDVTNYALEGFRRIGCEIGNTCTPIIPLFIRDNEKTFRVTRDLFDEGIFVNPVVAPAVAPKDTLIRFSLMATHTFKQVDIALEKIEKCFKRLEIIK from the coding sequence ATGAAATTGATGCAAGAAAAGCTGGCGAAGTATGATGCTCCGCAGAAAGCCAAGGCTTTGGGTGTATATCCTTATTTCCGCAAAATTGAAAGCGATCAGGATACCGAAGTCTTAATCAATGGCAAAAAAGTTTTGATGTTCGGGTCGAACAGTTATTTAGGCCTTACCAATCACCCTAAAATCAAAGAAGCCGCTATTGCTGCCATTCGCAAGTATGGTACGGGTTGTGCCGGTTCTCGATTCCTGAATGGGACACTCGACATTCACGAAGAGTTGGAGCACCGATTGGCCAAGTTTGTAGGGAAAGAGGAGGCTATCATCTATTCGACCGGATTCCAAGTCAACCTGGGTGTCGTATCCTGTGTAACCGGGCGTGGTGACTATATCCTGTGGGACGAGCTCGACCATGCTTCGATTATCGAGGGTCGTCGTTTGTCCTTCTCTACACCTTTGAAATATCACCACAACGACATGCAGTCGCTCGAAGAGCAATTGCGCCACTGCGAGCCCGACAAGGTGAAACTGATTGTAACCGACGGTGTATTCTCGATGGAAGGCGATGTGGCCAATTTGCCCGAAATTGTACGGTTAGCCAAGAAGTATAATGCTGCCGTAATGGTCGACGAAGCTCACGGTATTGGTGTATTTGGCCGCGATGGTCGAGGTACGTGCGACCACTTTGGGGTTTCCGACGATGTAGACCTCATTATGGGTACATTCAGTAAATCGCTGGCTTCGCTGGGAGGATTTATCGCTACCGATAAGGTGACAGCCAACTATCTGCGACACAATTCCCGCTCATATATTTTCAGTGCAAGTATCACACCGGCCTCGACGGCTGCCGTGGGTGCCGCCTTGGATATCATGGAGAGCGAGCCCGAGCGTATCGCTCACTTGTGGGACGTAACCAACTACGCTCTTGAAGGATTCCGTCGTATCGGTTGTGAAATAGGTAATACCTGTACGCCCATTATCCCGCTGTTTATCCGCGATAACGAGAAGACCTTCCGGGTAACCCGCGACCTGTTCGACGAGGGTATCTTTGTCAATCCTGTGGTGGCTCCGGCCGTAGCTCCCAAAGACACGCTGATTCGTTTCTCGCTGATGGCTACACACACCTTCAAGCAGGTGGATATCGCTCTTGAAAAGATTGAGAAATGCTTCAAACGCTTGGAGATTATTAAATAG
- a CDS encoding PepSY-like domain-containing protein, which produces MKKLMILSAILMIFGITTACADNDKPITVTQLPAKAQQFIKTHFSKEKVAFAKLEREFLETRYEVVFTNSSKIEFWKDGEWKEIDCKYSTVPSAVIPAQIAQYVSQNYPDTQIVKIDRDKRDYEVKITNGLELTFDKQFNLIDIDD; this is translated from the coding sequence ATGAAAAAGTTAATGATTCTCTCAGCTATCTTGATGATCTTTGGTATTACAACCGCTTGCGCCGATAACGACAAGCCTATCACGGTAACCCAGCTGCCGGCCAAGGCTCAACAATTCATCAAGACACACTTCTCCAAGGAGAAGGTTGCTTTTGCCAAACTCGAACGGGAATTCCTGGAAACGCGTTATGAAGTGGTATTCACCAACAGCTCCAAAATAGAGTTCTGGAAAGATGGCGAATGGAAAGAAATCGACTGCAAATATTCGACCGTTCCCTCGGCTGTGATTCCGGCTCAAATCGCTCAGTATGTATCGCAAAACTATCCCGACACGCAAATCGTGAAAATCGACCGGGACAAACGCGACTACGAGGTGAAGATTACCAATGGCTTGGAGTTGACCTTTGACAAGCAATTCAACCTGATCGACATCGACGACTGA
- a CDS encoding sensor histidine kinase, giving the protein MKLIYRIALRLSAVLIPLMALWATLFYFMTVDEINDEADDALADYSELIIIRMLAGRELPPLNSGSNNSYSITPIDREYAESKSHIIYYDAEVYIPEKEETEPARILSTIFRDNDDNYYELKVAMPTFEKNDLVRTILFWIILLYLILLFTLIGLTTWIFHHSMKPLYALLQWLDSYTPGKHNSPVPDNTNITEFHRLNVAAQEAAHRSEELFERQKQFIGNASHELQTPLAILGNRIEWLLDNTEPNEKQVEELFKMQRSLNHIVRLNKTLLLLTKIENGQFPESEDVDIADLIREQAPLYNEIYESRHIACHIDLPDHFVVSMNDSLASTLVTNLLKNAYVHTNPNQTIDVVLHGRTLTIANDGDAPLDAEHIFDRFYQGNKKEGSTGLGLALVKAVCHYYNCDIAYRYTDGKHCFSVTWP; this is encoded by the coding sequence ATGAAACTGATTTATCGCATAGCACTTCGTCTCTCGGCCGTATTGATTCCGCTCATGGCTTTGTGGGCCACGTTGTTTTATTTTATGACAGTCGACGAAATCAACGACGAGGCCGACGATGCTCTGGCCGATTACTCCGAATTGATTATCATTCGCATGCTGGCCGGTCGTGAGTTGCCGCCCTTGAACAGCGGCTCGAACAACAGCTACTCGATTACCCCCATCGACAGGGAATATGCCGAATCGAAATCACACATTATATATTACGATGCCGAGGTTTATATTCCCGAGAAGGAGGAGACCGAGCCGGCTCGTATCCTATCGACCATCTTCCGTGACAACGACGATAACTACTATGAGTTGAAGGTGGCCATGCCCACGTTTGAGAAAAATGATCTGGTAAGGACTATCCTGTTCTGGATTATCCTGCTCTATTTGATTTTGCTCTTCACACTCATCGGCTTGACGACTTGGATTTTTCACCACAGCATGAAGCCCTTGTATGCCTTGTTGCAGTGGCTCGACAGCTATACTCCGGGTAAGCACAACAGTCCGGTCCCCGACAATACGAATATCACCGAATTCCACCGTCTCAACGTAGCGGCACAAGAGGCCGCCCATCGTTCGGAAGAGCTTTTTGAACGCCAAAAACAATTCATTGGTAACGCTTCGCACGAATTGCAGACTCCGCTGGCTATCCTAGGCAATCGCATTGAATGGCTGCTCGACAATACCGAACCGAATGAAAAGCAGGTCGAGGAGTTGTTTAAAATGCAACGGTCGCTCAACCACATTGTACGGCTCAATAAAACGTTGCTGCTTTTGACCAAAATCGAAAACGGACAGTTCCCCGAGAGTGAAGATGTAGACATAGCCGATCTCATTCGCGAACAGGCTCCGCTCTATAACGAAATATATGAGTCGCGGCACATTGCCTGCCACATTGATCTCCCCGACCACTTTGTCGTATCGATGAACGACTCGCTGGCCTCTACACTGGTCACCAATCTGCTCAAAAATGCCTATGTTCATACGAACCCCAACCAGACTATCGACGTTGTATTACATGGCCGCACACTGACGATTGCCAACGACGGCGATGCTCCGCTCGATGCCGAGCATATCTTCGACCGGTTCTATCAAGGCAATAAAAAGGAGGGCTCTACCGGATTGGGGCTGGCTTTGGTCAAGGCCGTATGCCACTACTATAATTGCGATATAGCATATCGCTACACCGACGGTAAACATTGTTTTTCCGTTACATGGCCATAA
- a CDS encoding response regulator transcription factor translates to MKILIIEDEPSLREIMQRALEQEHYVVETATTYAEADAKLAAYTYDCILLDIMLPDGNGLHLLEHLKQQRKRDNVIIISARDSLDDKIRGLDMGADDYLPKPFHTAELLARIKSVLRRGKSGGEMALRLGNVELEPESSRVLVGGQELTLLKKEFDILLYFMQRPNHLVDKSVLAEAVWGDHADQADNFHFVYAQMKNLRRKLTDAGADIEIKSIYGFGYKLIPPVE, encoded by the coding sequence ATGAAAATATTGATTATCGAAGACGAACCCTCTCTGCGGGAGATTATGCAACGGGCATTGGAACAGGAGCACTACGTGGTTGAGACAGCGACCACCTATGCCGAAGCCGATGCCAAGTTGGCTGCATATACCTATGATTGCATTCTGCTCGATATTATGCTGCCTGATGGAAACGGGTTGCATCTGCTCGAACATCTCAAACAACAGCGCAAGCGCGACAATGTGATTATCATTTCGGCACGTGATTCGCTCGACGACAAAATTCGAGGTCTCGACATGGGGGCCGACGACTACTTGCCCAAGCCCTTCCATACGGCCGAATTGCTGGCTCGTATCAAAAGTGTGCTGCGTCGGGGAAAGAGTGGCGGTGAGATGGCTCTGCGCCTGGGAAATGTGGAACTTGAACCCGAAAGTTCACGGGTATTGGTAGGTGGTCAAGAACTGACTCTCTTGAAAAAAGAGTTTGATATTCTGCTCTACTTCATGCAACGCCCCAATCACCTGGTCGACAAATCGGTCCTGGCCGAAGCGGTATGGGGCGACCACGCCGACCAGGCCGACAATTTCCATTTTGTATATGCTCAAATGAAAAATCTGCGTCGCAAACTTACCGATGCGGGTGCTGACATTGAAATCAAATCGATTTACGGCTTCGGATATAAACTGATTCCCCCTGTCGAATAA
- the rd gene encoding rubredoxin, with the protein MKKYICTACEWVYDPAVGDPDGGIAPGTPFEDLPEDWVCPVCGLGKDAFEEVSE; encoded by the coding sequence ATGAAAAAGTACATTTGCACAGCTTGTGAATGGGTTTACGACCCGGCAGTAGGTGATCCCGACGGTGGAATCGCACCCGGCACTCCCTTTGAAGATCTTCCGGAAGATTGGGTATGCCCGGTTTGCGGACTTGGCAAAGACGCATTCGAGGAGGTGAGCGAGTAA
- the nadC gene encoding carboxylating nicotinate-nucleotide diphosphorylase, translating to MKTKEQLIDELIDLAFAEDIGDGDHTTLCCIPATAMGKSKLLIKEPGVLAGVEVARKIFHRFDPELKMTVYIEDGAEVKPGDVPFVVEGRVQSLLQTERLMLNVMQRMSGIATMTRRYVKRLEGLHTRVLDTRKTTPGMRMLEKEAVKIGGGVNHRIGLFDMILLKDNHVDFAGGIENAITRCHEYLKAKGKDLKIEIEVRNLDELREVMRVGGVDRIMLDNFTPELTREAVKIVGGKYETESSGGITFDTIRDYAECGVDFISVGALTHSVKGLDMSFKAC from the coding sequence ATGAAAACAAAAGAACAATTAATAGACGAGTTGATCGACTTGGCTTTTGCCGAAGATATAGGTGACGGCGACCACACAACCTTGTGTTGTATCCCCGCCACGGCCATGGGAAAATCGAAGCTGCTGATTAAGGAGCCGGGGGTACTGGCCGGTGTCGAGGTGGCCCGCAAGATTTTCCATCGCTTCGATCCCGAGTTGAAGATGACGGTCTATATCGAAGACGGTGCCGAGGTGAAACCTGGCGATGTACCCTTCGTGGTCGAGGGCCGTGTGCAATCGTTGTTGCAAACCGAGCGCCTCATGCTCAACGTGATGCAGCGCATGAGCGGTATTGCCACGATGACCCGTCGCTATGTGAAGCGGTTGGAGGGGCTGCACACCCGCGTGCTCGATACACGCAAGACGACACCGGGCATGCGTATGCTCGAAAAAGAGGCGGTTAAGATTGGCGGAGGTGTAAACCACCGCATCGGCCTGTTCGATATGATTCTGTTGAAAGACAACCACGTCGACTTTGCCGGTGGCATTGAGAATGCCATTACCCGTTGTCATGAGTATTTGAAGGCGAAAGGCAAGGACTTGAAAATCGAAATCGAGGTGCGCAATCTCGACGAACTGCGCGAAGTAATGCGCGTGGGAGGCGTGGACCGCATCATGCTCGACAACTTTACCCCCGAGCTTACTCGCGAGGCCGTGAAGATTGTCGGTGGAAAATATGAGACCGAATCGTCGGGTGGCATTACCTTCGACACGATTCGCGACTATGCCGAGTGTGGTGTCGACTTCATTTCGGTGGGTGCTCTCACTCACTCGGTGAAAGGACTCGACATGAGTTTTAAGGCTTGTTAA
- a CDS encoding MATE family efflux transporter has protein sequence MTTNRTSPLILGSEPISKLLVQYSVPAIIAMTVTSLYNIIDSIFIGHGVGALAIAGLAITFPLMNLVIAFCTLVGIGGATISSIFLGQGDKVRATEVVHNVLFMCIVNAICFGGLTFLFLDPILLFFGASPDTLPYARDFMQVILLGSPIAYVFIGLNNVMRATGYPRKAMLSSLLTVGCNIILAPIFIFSLGWGIRGAALATVASQLVAMVWVLIHFANKNSFVHFDRRYARLKARVVGKIFSIGMSPFLMNICACVVVIFINNALQRTGGDLAIGAYGIVNRTLMLFVMIVMGITQGMQPIVGYNFGAKQYERVRKTLRYAITAGVLVMTVGFILSEIFPHAIVALFTTSEELVGLSVVGLRISCAMFPFVGCQIVISNFFQSIGRAPVSIFLSLSRQLLFLLPLLLILPNYWSTNGVWWSMPISDFVAFVIAVVALMIHQRSIHKKYSNVQS, from the coding sequence ATGACAACAAATCGTACTTCCCCATTGATTCTCGGTTCCGAGCCTATCAGCAAATTGTTGGTGCAATATTCGGTGCCTGCCATCATTGCGATGACCGTCACATCGCTTTACAACATCATCGACAGTATCTTTATCGGGCACGGTGTGGGCGCACTGGCCATCGCGGGCTTGGCCATCACATTCCCGCTGATGAACCTGGTGATAGCCTTCTGTACATTGGTGGGTATCGGTGGAGCTACCATCAGTTCCATCTTTTTGGGGCAGGGCGATAAGGTCAGGGCCACCGAGGTAGTACACAACGTGCTGTTCATGTGTATTGTCAATGCCATCTGTTTCGGCGGTTTGACATTCTTGTTTCTCGATCCCATATTGCTTTTCTTCGGGGCCAGCCCCGACACCCTGCCATATGCTCGGGATTTCATGCAGGTCATTCTTTTGGGATCACCCATAGCTTATGTCTTTATCGGATTGAATAACGTGATGCGGGCTACCGGCTATCCGCGCAAGGCCATGCTCTCGTCGTTGCTTACGGTAGGTTGCAACATCATATTGGCTCCCATCTTTATCTTTTCGTTGGGGTGGGGTATTCGGGGTGCCGCCCTGGCTACGGTTGCTTCGCAGCTGGTCGCCATGGTGTGGGTGCTTATCCACTTTGCCAATAAGAACAGCTTCGTACACTTTGACCGCCGTTATGCCCGGCTGAAAGCTCGTGTGGTAGGCAAGATATTTTCGATAGGCATGTCGCCTTTCCTCATGAATATATGCGCCTGTGTCGTGGTAATCTTTATTAACAACGCGCTGCAACGCACCGGCGGCGACCTGGCTATCGGGGCCTATGGTATCGTAAACCGCACGCTCATGCTCTTTGTCATGATTGTGATGGGTATTACCCAGGGTATGCAGCCCATTGTAGGATATAATTTTGGTGCCAAACAGTATGAACGGGTGCGTAAGACGCTGCGCTATGCCATTACGGCCGGTGTATTGGTCATGACCGTGGGGTTCATATTGAGCGAAATCTTCCCGCACGCCATTGTGGCCCTCTTTACCACCAGCGAAGAGTTGGTCGGCCTGTCGGTTGTGGGGTTGCGTATTAGTTGTGCCATGTTCCCCTTTGTGGGTTGCCAAATCGTCATCTCCAACTTCTTCCAGTCAATAGGCCGGGCCCCGGTCTCGATATTCCTTTCGTTGTCGAGGCAGTTGCTGTTCCTGTTGCCGCTGTTGCTGATATTGCCCAATTACTGGTCTACGAATGGGGTGTGGTGGAGTATGCCTATCTCCGACTTTGTAGCCTTTGTGATAGCCGTGGTTGCCTTGATGATTCATCAGCGGTCTATCCATAAGAAATACTCTAATGTTCAATCCTAA
- a CDS encoding methylglyoxal synthase, translating into MKKRLTIALVAHDNRKADMVEWVKHNAELLSHHHLVCTGTTGRLVKEAFEELHIPADVTCMNSGPLGGDAEIAALVVRHQIDLAIFLIDDLNPQPHEADIQMLLRQCRVHNVPIACNRYSADLMITSTLWDDDSYVSSEPKYIYFKR; encoded by the coding sequence ATGAAAAAGAGATTAACCATTGCGCTGGTTGCGCACGATAACCGCAAAGCCGATATGGTAGAGTGGGTAAAACATAATGCCGAGTTGTTGTCGCATCATCACTTGGTATGTACGGGCACGACAGGCCGACTGGTCAAAGAGGCTTTCGAGGAGTTGCATATCCCGGCCGATGTGACTTGTATGAACTCGGGACCCTTGGGCGGTGATGCCGAGATTGCCGCATTGGTTGTGCGTCATCAAATCGATTTGGCCATATTCCTGATTGACGACCTGAATCCGCAACCGCATGAGGCCGATATTCAGATGTTGCTGCGTCAGTGCCGGGTACACAATGTGCCTATCGCCTGCAACCGATATAGTGCCGATTTGATGATTACCAGCACGCTGTGGGACGACGACAGCTATGTGTCCAGCGAGCCCAAGTATATCTATTTCAAACGATAA
- a CDS encoding ABC-F family ATP-binding cassette domain-containing protein produces MVSYLQIENLTKSFGDRILFENISLGIGEGDRVGLIAKNGAGKTTLLNILADKEDYDSGRITYRNGLRVGYLEQSPSYPPELSVIEACFQSDNDTVRLIAEYEQALRANDPDRLQDLLDRMEHAKAWDYEQRAKQILSQLKINNFDQPVKELSGGQLKRLALANVLITEPDLLILDEPTNHLDIDMTEWLEEFLRRSNITLLMVTHDRYFLDRVCNQIVEIDDRTLYSYKGNYSYYLEKREERIEIHNAEIDRARNLMRTELEWIRRQPQARGTKAKYRIDAFAELQEKARREKAAGQVRLEVKSSYIGSKIFEAKGITKSFGDLKIIENFDYTFTRYEKMGIVGNNGTGKSTFIKMLIGEVKPDRGHFDIGETVKFGYYSQEGMQFNDQMKVIDAVRDIAEEISLGDGRKLSASQFLQHFLFTPETQHNYIYKLSGGERRRLYLCTVLISNPNFLVLDEPTNDLDIVTLNVLEDYLRNFKGCVIVISHDRYFMDKVVDHLLVFRGNGVIKDFPGNYTDYREWREAQEQKERNEQAEKSRQEIKKSSTEKRNPAENGKRRLSFKERKEMEQLETEIAALEEEKKTIETLLCSGSLDVAELTEKSKRLPEVNDLLDEKTLRWLELSEIEG; encoded by the coding sequence ATGGTTAGTTATTTACAGATAGAGAATCTTACCAAATCGTTTGGTGACCGCATCTTGTTTGAAAACATTTCCTTGGGAATAGGCGAAGGCGACCGTGTGGGACTTATTGCCAAAAACGGAGCCGGGAAAACGACTCTGCTCAATATCCTGGCCGATAAGGAGGATTACGACAGCGGACGAATTACCTATCGCAACGGGTTGCGGGTGGGCTATCTGGAACAATCGCCCTCCTACCCGCCCGAGCTTTCGGTTATCGAGGCGTGTTTCCAGTCCGACAACGATACGGTTCGTCTCATTGCCGAGTATGAGCAAGCCCTTCGGGCCAATGACCCCGACCGGCTGCAAGATTTACTTGACCGCATGGAGCATGCCAAGGCCTGGGATTATGAACAACGGGCCAAGCAAATTCTTTCGCAACTTAAAATCAACAATTTCGACCAGCCGGTCAAGGAACTCTCGGGCGGCCAATTGAAGCGGTTGGCCCTGGCCAACGTGCTGATTACCGAGCCCGATTTATTGATTCTCGACGAGCCTACCAACCACCTCGATATTGACATGACCGAGTGGCTCGAAGAGTTTCTGCGACGTTCCAACATCACGCTGCTCATGGTGACGCACGACCGCTATTTTCTCGACCGGGTGTGCAACCAGATTGTCGAAATCGACGACCGCACCTTATATAGTTATAAAGGGAATTACAGCTATTACCTCGAAAAGCGCGAGGAACGTATCGAAATTCACAATGCCGAAATAGACCGGGCCCGCAACCTCATGCGCACCGAGTTGGAGTGGATCAGGCGACAGCCGCAGGCGCGGGGTACCAAAGCCAAATATCGCATCGACGCGTTTGCCGAGTTGCAGGAGAAGGCCCGCCGCGAAAAGGCCGCCGGACAGGTGCGGCTTGAAGTGAAATCGTCGTATATCGGCTCAAAGATTTTCGAAGCCAAAGGCATCACCAAGAGTTTCGGCGATTTGAAGATTATCGAGAATTTCGACTACACCTTCACCCGCTATGAAAAGATGGGCATCGTGGGGAACAACGGTACCGGAAAATCGACTTTTATCAAGATGCTCATCGGCGAGGTGAAGCCCGACCGTGGTCATTTCGACATTGGCGAGACGGTCAAGTTCGGTTATTACAGCCAGGAGGGCATGCAGTTTAACGACCAGATGAAAGTTATCGATGCCGTGCGCGACATAGCCGAGGAGATTTCGTTGGGCGACGGTCGCAAGTTGTCGGCCTCACAGTTCTTGCAGCATTTCCTTTTCACCCCCGAGACCCAGCACAACTATATTTACAAGTTGAGCGGAGGCGAGCGCCGTCGGCTCTACCTGTGTACGGTACTCATCAGCAACCCCAATTTCCTGGTGCTCGACGAACCTACCAACGACCTCGACATCGTAACGCTCAATGTGCTCGAAGACTATCTGCGTAATTTCAAGGGGTGCGTGATTGTTATCTCGCACGACCGCTATTTCATGGACAAGGTGGTCGACCACCTGCTGGTATTCCGTGGGAACGGTGTAATCAAGGATTTCCCAGGCAACTACACCGATTACCGAGAATGGCGCGAGGCTCAGGAACAGAAGGAGCGAAACGAACAGGCCGAGAAATCACGTCAAGAGATAAAGAAATCCTCTACCGAGAAAAGGAACCCCGCCGAGAATGGCAAACGTCGACTCTCCTTCAAAGAGCGCAAGGAGATGGAGCAACTCGAAACCGAGATTGCCGCACTCGAAGAGGAAAAGAAAACCATCGAGACCCTGCTGTGCAGCGGCTCCCTCGATGTAGCCGAGCTCACCGAAAAATCAAAACGTCTGCCCGAGGTGAACGATTTGCTTGACGAAAAAACACTCCGCTGGCTCGAATTGAGCGAAATAGAAGGATAA
- the bioB gene encoding biotin synthase BioB produces the protein MLQEIKNRILNGGEITPDEAIDLALHANRPELYAAADEIRRKFCDRTLDSCSIINARSGHCPENCKWCAQSAHYNTHIETYDAIPEEEAMAMARLHESQGIKRLSLVTSGRSVRGDDLDYFCNLYRHMGRETHLKLCASMGLLKREELQKLKEAGVKRYHCNLETASSYFPELCTTHTSEQKKETIRMAQEVGLEICSGGIIGMGETMQQRVELAFELRELGVCSVPVNILSPIPGTPLEHTAPIGDEDILVTIAIFRLVLPHAFIRFAGGRARLSRATQKQALLAGLNGLLMGDMLTTLGSGVNDDKDLIAEAGYNPL, from the coding sequence ATGCTGCAAGAAATCAAAAACCGTATATTGAACGGCGGTGAGATTACCCCCGACGAGGCAATCGACTTGGCTTTGCATGCCAACCGCCCGGAGTTATATGCCGCGGCCGATGAGATTCGCCGCAAATTCTGCGACCGTACCCTCGACAGCTGCTCCATCATCAACGCCCGTTCGGGACATTGTCCCGAGAATTGCAAGTGGTGTGCCCAATCGGCCCACTACAATACACACATTGAAACATACGATGCTATTCCCGAGGAGGAGGCAATGGCGATGGCCAGGCTTCATGAGTCGCAGGGAATCAAACGACTATCGCTCGTAACCAGCGGTCGCAGCGTACGGGGCGACGATCTGGACTATTTCTGCAACCTGTACCGCCATATGGGGCGGGAGACGCATCTGAAATTATGTGCCTCGATGGGATTGCTCAAACGGGAGGAACTGCAAAAGTTGAAAGAGGCGGGAGTGAAACGCTATCACTGCAATCTCGAAACGGCGTCGTCCTACTTCCCGGAGTTATGTACAACTCACACTTCGGAACAAAAGAAGGAGACGATCCGTATGGCCCAAGAGGTAGGGCTGGAAATCTGCTCCGGTGGCATTATCGGTATGGGTGAGACGATGCAGCAACGCGTCGAGTTGGCTTTTGAGTTGCGAGAACTGGGCGTTTGTTCCGTACCCGTGAATATATTAAGCCCGATTCCGGGCACACCGTTGGAGCACACTGCCCCTATCGGCGACGAAGATATATTGGTGACGATTGCCATCTTCCGTCTGGTGTTGCCTCATGCCTTTATCCGCTTTGCCGGAGGTCGGGCACGACTCTCGCGCGCGACACAGAAACAGGCTTTGCTGGCCGGACTGAACGGATTGCTCATGGGCGACATGCTCACCACGCTGGGATCCGGGGTAAACGACGACAAGGATTTGATTGCCGAGGCCGGTTACAACCCGCTGTAA
- a CDS encoding type I restriction enzyme HsdR N-terminal domain-containing protein, protein MIELNLPSYPYKLKQGKDKLLIFDDLRRRYVTLTPEEWVRQHFVAYLVNQKGFPRGLMGNEISLTLNKCNRRCDTVVYDRNGNPLCIAEYKAPHIEITQKTFDQIVRYNRVLQVDYLFVSNGLSHYCCRIDYATNSYTFLPDIPAYSDL, encoded by the coding sequence ATGATTGAACTGAATCTACCCTCTTATCCCTACAAGTTGAAACAGGGAAAAGATAAACTCCTTATCTTCGACGACTTGCGACGACGTTACGTGACGCTTACGCCCGAAGAGTGGGTGCGGCAACATTTCGTGGCCTATCTCGTGAATCAAAAGGGATTCCCCCGGGGATTGATGGGAAATGAAATATCGCTTACGCTCAACAAATGCAACCGTCGATGCGATACGGTGGTCTACGACCGCAACGGGAACCCGCTGTGTATCGCCGAATACAAGGCTCCACACATAGAGATTACGCAAAAGACCTTCGATCAGATTGTGCGTTACAACCGGGTATTGCAAGTCGACTACCTGTTTGTCTCCAACGGGCTCTCCCATTACTGCTGTCGCATCGACTACGCGACCAACAGCTATACTTTTTTGCCCGACATTCCCGCTTATTCCGATTTGTGA
- a CDS encoding AMP nucleosidase, with amino-acid sequence MKTKQEIVENWLPRYTQRPVEEFTKHILLTNFTKYVEIFASHFHVPIVGEDSNMPSASAEGITIINFGMGSANAATIMDLLSAVKPEAVLFLGKCGGIKKVNKLGDYILPIAAIRGEGTSNDYFPPEVPALPAFMLQRAVSTAVRNHHRDYWTGTVYTTNRRVWEFDDNFKEYLRRIRCMAVDMETATLFSVGFANQIPVGALLLISDQPMISSGVKTAESDKKITRDFVDEHVLIGVEALKLIIDKRTTVKHLRFDED; translated from the coding sequence ATGAAAACAAAGCAAGAGATTGTCGAAAATTGGTTACCCCGATACACCCAACGGCCGGTCGAGGAGTTTACGAAGCATATCCTGCTGACCAATTTTACCAAATATGTCGAGATATTTGCCTCTCATTTTCACGTCCCCATCGTGGGTGAGGACAGCAATATGCCCAGCGCTTCGGCCGAAGGTATTACAATCATCAACTTTGGTATGGGCAGTGCCAATGCCGCCACCATCATGGACTTGCTGAGTGCCGTAAAACCCGAAGCCGTTCTGTTTTTGGGAAAATGCGGCGGCATCAAGAAGGTAAACAAGTTGGGCGACTACATATTGCCTATCGCGGCAATTCGCGGCGAGGGTACCTCGAACGACTATTTCCCGCCCGAAGTGCCGGCGCTGCCGGCCTTCATGTTGCAGCGAGCCGTCTCCACGGCCGTGAGGAATCATCATCGCGACTACTGGACCGGGACCGTCTACACGACCAATCGTCGGGTATGGGAGTTCGACGACAATTTCAAGGAGTATTTGCGCCGCATTCGTTGCATGGCGGTCGATATGGAGACGGCCACCCTCTTCTCGGTGGGCTTTGCCAACCAGATTCCGGTAGGAGCCCTGCTGCTGATTTCGGACCAGCCCATGATTTCGAGCGGTGTCAAGACGGCCGAGAGCGACAAGAAAATCACCCGCGACTTTGTCGACGAACATGTACTCATCGGGGTAGAGGCGTTGAAACTGATTATTGATAAACGAACGACGGTGAAGCATCTGCGATTTGACGAGGATTAA